Genomic segment of uncultured Tolumonas sp.:
TATTATTCGCTTTACTGAGCTGTGCGTTGGTATTGTGGGTCGGCCCTCTGATCGCCATTGCAGGGCATGCCATTTTGGCGGCCTTGGAAACACGAGTTTTGGTGATCGTGTTGTTGCTGTTTAGCTGGCTACTGGTGTTGATGGTGCTGCCCGTGTTACGTAAAAGCCGCCGTCGTCGTACCTTCAATGCCGAGCAATTGCAAGGTGAGCTGATCAACGATGAACAGACCGACGATGAGTTGCATTTGTTAAAAGAGCGACTCAACAAGGCATTGTCGATCGTTAAACATTCCAGCTTCTATGGTCGGCGTCGGGCATCACGTTATGAGCTGCCGTGGTATCTACTCATGGGCGATCAGGGCAGTGGCAAAACCGCGTTGCTGGAAAATGCCGGCATCGATTTTCCGTTGAATAAAAGCGAGGAGCGCATAACCCGTGACATCGGCCACACCCAAGCATGTGACTGGTATTTTGCCAATCAGGCCGTTGTTATTGATGTCAGTGGTCGTTATATGTTGCAGGAAGAACACTCGGTGGCCGCTCGTGTGTGGCCACAATTCTTGCAAATGTTGTATCAAAAGCGGCGCCGCCGCCCGTTGAATGGCATTGTGTTTACGCTCGATGTCACGCAACTGCTGCAGCAAAGCGAAAATGCCTTAGAGCAGTATGCCCGCACCGTGCGAGCGCGCATCCAGCAGATCCAATCTCAGTTGTGTGCTGATATTCCGGTCTATCTGTTACTGAGCAAAGGCGACTATCTCGATGGTTTCCAACCCTTTTTTGATCAGCTCAGTAAGGACGATCGCGAACAAATTGTTGGCATCACGTTCAAAGAAGGCGCCGATGGCACGCAAGCCGCTACATTACGCACCGAATTTGAAGAGCTGATCCGACGCATCAATGACATGGTCTTGTCGCGCATTCATACAGAACGCGATGTCAAACGTCGTGGCGATATCATTCGTTTCCCACTGCAATTTGCTGCCATCGTTGAACCATTGACGTTATTTGTCGAGCTGGCGTTTGGCCGCAATCGTTATCATTTACCAACCCGTCTGCGCGGCATCTATCTCACCAGTGCCCCGCATGTCGAAGCCAGTCAACAGTTAGATGAAACGACGGTTCGCATTGGTCGCAATTTGGGGTTACAACGCGAGTTGTTACCAATCGCCTCGCAAAATCGCGGCTTCTTTATCCGGCGTGTATTGGAGGAGGTGGTGTTCAATGAGGGCGATCTGGCGACGGTTGACACGCGCTATGATCGTGGTCGTCGCTGGAGCAATCGCTTCGCCTGCCTGTGTGCCTTTGTCGTGGTGCTGGGGATAGGCTCAACGTGGATGCGGGTGTTCTATGACAACAGTAATCGGCAACAGAGCCTACGCGATCTCTATAGCAAAGTAGATAATGAGCAGCAGAAAGTGCCACCGATTTCCGATGCATCGGCCGTGTTACCGGTGCTGCGTACACTGCGTCAAGCCACGGAAGTGTATCCGCAAAGTAACCGTGCCGATTGGTTATATAAACTGAGTTTACATCAGGGGAATCGGATCAATCCGGTAGTTGAGAAAGCCTATGAGCAGCAACTACGTCAACTGATGTTGCCAAAAATCAAACAGCTGCTGGAAGAGCAGTTACGTGCGAATACCGATGATCGTGACTATCAGCTCAATGCACTGCGGGCTTATCTCATGCTGCACGATCACGCTCATTTAGATAATGACTATCTGCGGTACTGGATCAGCCTGTCATGGGCTGATCTCTACAGTGGTCAGGCTTCGTTGCAAAATAGTCTGCTCGATCATGTCGACAAATTACTGAGCATTGGTTTTTCCCCCGTCGAGATTGATTTCCAGCTGGTGGAAGATACCCAACATCTGCTGAAGCAAGAGCCGCCTGCACGTTTGGTTTATCGCATGATCAAAGAGGACCCATTAGCGGTGACCTTGCCAGCAGTCCATTTTGATGACGTGCAGGGGCTGCAATACCGCAGTTTTTCTGGGGGGGATTACAGCATTCCGGGGTTATATACCCAGCGTGGTTATCAGGATGTCTTCCTGCGTAAAGGCTTGTCGCTCATCAAAACGATTGTGCAGGATAACTGGGTGTTAGGTACCTCTGGCGACATGAGTGAACAAGAATTTCAGAAAGTGTATGCCGATGTTGAGAACCTCTATTTTCAAGATTACATCAGCTATTGGAAT
This window contains:
- the tssM gene encoding type VI secretion system membrane subunit TssM; translated protein: MRNFYRWCVHQLKQTWCWTLLFALLSCALVLWVGPLIAIAGHAILAALETRVLVIVLLLFSWLLVLMVLPVLRKSRRRRTFNAEQLQGELINDEQTDDELHLLKERLNKALSIVKHSSFYGRRRASRYELPWYLLMGDQGSGKTALLENAGIDFPLNKSEERITRDIGHTQACDWYFANQAVVIDVSGRYMLQEEHSVAARVWPQFLQMLYQKRRRRPLNGIVFTLDVTQLLQQSENALEQYARTVRARIQQIQSQLCADIPVYLLLSKGDYLDGFQPFFDQLSKDDREQIVGITFKEGADGTQAATLRTEFEELIRRINDMVLSRIHTERDVKRRGDIIRFPLQFAAIVEPLTLFVELAFGRNRYHLPTRLRGIYLTSAPHVEASQQLDETTVRIGRNLGLQRELLPIASQNRGFFIRRVLEEVVFNEGDLATVDTRYDRGRRWSNRFACLCAFVVVLGIGSTWMRVFYDNSNRQQSLRDLYSKVDNEQQKVPPISDASAVLPVLRTLRQATEVYPQSNRADWLYKLSLHQGNRINPVVEKAYEQQLRQLMLPKIKQLLEEQLRANTDDRDYQLNALRAYLMLHDHAHLDNDYLRYWISLSWADLYSGQASLQNSLLDHVDKLLSIGFSPVEIDFQLVEDTQHLLKQEPPARLVYRMIKEDPLAVTLPAVHFDDVQGLQYRSFSGGDYSIPGLYTQRGYQDVFLRKGLSLIKTIVQDNWVLGTSGDMSEQEFQKVYADVENLYFQDYISYWNEAVSQLQLKGMNDLADASNMLSNLNNNQPMQRMLALIRDNTLFALPESVTDDAEAAVLKKTGKGPLANAVVGKASSALEKAQAQGPKQAVALKFAVYQHLLQENGTPTPALQDALTALNTLQAMLTGLAHAPDQESAAYQMASNRMSGRPDELTQIRIAAERLPEPVRTWFMDISDQTWRLTLDKAADYVQLQYRTDVVSIYQNTIQGRYPFADAEKDVTLGDFNEFFKKGGVLDQFITGPLKPFFIVKGGELLSRSIDGQGIRLSRRTLQQFQHAVQIQKAFFADAGGQAAVSFKVQPLELDPSVLKAEFVYSGQSLVYQHGPIVPIDLSWPMSQGSSLASITLQDLNGRETLQLKQSGPWSLFRLLDHCEVRPHGGDDQLEVLINHQGRQAQYLFSGNHTPNPLQRRLLAGFDLSENL